One stretch of Punica granatum isolate Tunisia-2019 chromosome 5, ASM765513v2, whole genome shotgun sequence DNA includes these proteins:
- the LOC116208295 gene encoding ankyrin repeat-containing protein BDA1-like codes for MDMRLSEAACTGNIEYLHSLVQNDPLILDTAILEGGQTPLHVAALAGQVGFTCEILKLRPELPEEINPDGLTPLHIASAKGNLEMVRELLKISPQLCLSKGKERRIPLHYAALKGRAEVLKELLSACPESIEEVTAREETTLHLAVKSRQFEIFTLLVEELKCTNRVSFLNRKDAQGNTVLHLAVSARQYEVIDFILNGKTMNKELVEVNAVNQMGLTALDALSVFPSEAGDKEIGDILFLAGATGVRIATESPDYRAASNLPSNNGRQTSTFLWWLQVILNLRNDKNKWFEYFKFKKDRDSPDDVRTALLVVAALITTATYQAVLQPPGGLWQDNSGPLNSTTNNTSSNEIFPQSHKAGQAILQNLNPVSYILFLFFNSLGFFAAIQMITYLTTGFPLLLELRIALFALMATYNTSMVALTATTFSNLFFIALSIILPILMAALSDWIRK; via the exons ATGGATATGAGGTTATCTGAAGCTGCTTGTACGGGGAACATCGAGTACTTGCACTCCCTTGTTCAAAATGATCCTCTGATACTCGATACCGCAATTCTAGAGGGTGGACAGACTCCATTACATGTCGCTGCTCTAGCTGGTCAAGTCGGATTCACATGCGAGATCTTAAAGTTGAGGCCCGAGTTACCGGAAGAGATTAACCCAGATGGTCTCACGCCGTTACACATAGCATCGGCCAAGGGGAACCTCGAGATGGTAAGGGAGCTGCTGAAAATAAGTCCTCAGTTGTGCCTTTCAAAGGGCAAGGAGAGAAGGATTCCTCTGCACTATGCAGCTCTCAAAGGGAGAGCCGAGGTCTTGAAAGAGCTGCTCTCGGCTTGTCCGGAATCGATCGAGGAAGTCACGGCCCGAGAAGAGACTACACTCCACCTTGCGGTGAAGAGCAGACAGTTTGAGATTTTCACTTTGCTGGTAGAAGAGCTGAAGTGTACTAACAGAGTGAGCTTTCTGAATCGGAAGGATGCACAAGGCAATACCGTTTTGCACCTCGCAGTCTCAGCAAGGCAGTACGAG GTAATAGATTTCATTCTAAATGGGAAGACAATGAACAAGGAGCTGGTGGAAGTTAACGCAGTGAACCAAATGGGCCTAACTGCTCTCGATGCTCTATCGGTTTTCCCAAGCGAAGCAGGAGACAAGGAAATCGGTGACATCCTTTTTCTCGCTGGAGCTACGGGTGTGAGGATAGCCACTGAATCACCAGACTATAGGGCGGCCTCTAACCTTCCATCAAACAATGGCCGACAAACTAGCACCTTTCTGTGGTGGCTCCAAGTGATACTCAACCTCAGGAACGATAAGAACAAGTGGTTCgaatatttcaaattcaaGAAGGACCGGGACTCCCCAGATGATGTGAGGACCGCCCTTCTAGTGGTGGCTGCCCTTATCACGACCGCCACCTACCAAGCAGTGCTTCAGCCCCCAGGAGGCCTGTGGCAGGACAACTCGGGGCCTCTTAACAGCACCACGAATAACACCTCATCAAACGAGATTTTCCCCCAATCACATAAGGCTGGACAGGCAATTCTGCAGAACCTCAATCCTGTTTCATACATCCTCTTCCTATTCTTCAACTCGCTCGGGTTCTTTGCTGCTATTCAGATGATCACGTACCTGACAACCGGGTTTCCTCTGCTGTTGGAGCTAAGGATTGCATTATTTGCGCTAATGGCGACGTATAATACCTCAATGGTTGCCCTCACTGCCACCACTTTCTCCAATTTATTCTTTATTGCCCTTTCCATTATTCTACCCATCCTAATGGCTGCTCTATCAGACTGGATTAGAAAATGA